Within the uncultured Draconibacterium sp. genome, the region AGCAAACGCGGAATCATAAGATTTATGCCTCCGTCGTTCGAAATGATGTTAAAAGCACTCAACACAAAAGTGGTAACAAATATTACCGCTACCGAATATTTTTTTCGCAGCCAGTAGAAAAAGGCCATGGCTGAGCCCATCATTAACAAGACTTGTGCTGCTGTGGTTGTGAAAATCTGTAATAACGCAGCACCAATAACGATACCGGTGGCAGTGCCGAGTAAGCGCTCAAAAAGACGACGGCGGGTATCGCTGTAGGTAATCTGGCTGACAAACAAACTGGTTAGCATTACCCATTGTCCTTTGTCAAGATCAAGATAAATCTGGAGAATGTATCCCAACGCAAAAGTGAGGCTGAGCCGCAATGCATAGCGCATACGCGGATGACGCAAAGTGAGCTGCTCTTTTAAGCGCTGAAACGGTGTTCTTTCATCGCGACGTAAACGCGGGATAGAAGTTCCCTCAACATGGTTGTCTAGGTATTTTAACGAAACATGAGAGCGGTGCAAATTATGATGTAGCAGGATCAGATTCTGGGCATCTTCCACCGGCATTGATTGTAGTTTGTCGTCGATAGCTTTTGATATCCATTCGAGTGCCGGTGGATGATTGTATGAAGTTCCGGTAAGCATATTTTCTGCCACCATTCTTGATGCATAAGCCAGTTGACGAAGCATTTCGCCAAAACCTTCCAAAATCTCGATTTGCTCGTTGCTGTTGCCCAGTTTATCGTGGCGCTGGTGTGTTGACGCTGCACGCTCATGAAGGCTTTGCAACAACATAAAACGCTGAAGATAGCTGTTTAAAGCCTCGGTATTCTTCATCTCACGAGCGTAATTGTTCAGTACGTTTTTTATGCGTTCAAGTGCATTTACCACATTCACGTTGAGCAAAGCCAGGTCTTTATTAATGTCTTCCTGGTCTTTTTTATCGCTGGGGAAAAGCCGCGCTTTTTTCTCGAGGTAATTGCCAAGTGCCCGGAACCCATTTGCCATCTGCTGATCGAGTAAGCGCCACGGGTTTCGGAAGATCAATATCAAAGTCAGGATGCCGTGAAAAAGTGCCCCGGCAGGTAATAAAATCGCTTGCCAGTACCAGGCCGGACTGATTTCGATGCCGAGCATAGCATATATTCCAACCAGTATGGAGCCGAAAGTAATAGCACGATAACGTTCGCCAATTCCTCCAATTAATATAAATATGATGGTGGAGAGTATAAAACCGGCACCAAGAATCCAGGTGTAATTATTTAAAAGTCCTACAGAAAAGCTAGAGATAAAAAAGCTGAGAATGGTTATCGACAAGGATTTTACACGTCCTTTGGGGTGGTCATCGGTTTCCGATAGTGCGCCGGCCAATGCGCCCAACGCTAGTGTTACTCCAA harbors:
- a CDS encoding FUSC family membrane protein, producing MKNQKKGHLRTNIRFFRDVFLLHPYRLFALRATISMGVLAIPFIIAGLPFFGVTLALGALAGALSETDDHPKGRVKSLSITILSFFISSFSVGLLNNYTWILGAGFILSTIIFILIGGIGERYRAITFGSILVGIYAMLGIEISPAWYWQAILLPAGALFHGILTLILIFRNPWRLLDQQMANGFRALGNYLEKKARLFPSDKKDQEDINKDLALLNVNVVNALERIKNVLNNYAREMKNTEALNSYLQRFMLLQSLHERAASTHQRHDKLGNSNEQIEILEGFGEMLRQLAYASRMVAENMLTGTSYNHPPALEWISKAIDDKLQSMPVEDAQNLILLHHNLHRSHVSLKYLDNHVEGTSIPRLRRDERTPFQRLKEQLTLRHPRMRYALRLSLTFALGYILQIYLDLDKGQWVMLTSLFVSQITYSDTRRRLFERLLGTATGIVIGAALLQIFTTTAAQVLLMMGSAMAFFYWLRKKYSVAVIFVTTFVLSAFNIISNDGGINLMIPRLLDTLLGATLSFLTIRFLWPGWQYHRISGLISTALKKNRNYFQAIAKEYKKASNDDLKYRIARREAHLADNELAQAWNSMRQEPKSKQRIMENALTITYLNHALLSHLSALGAHRETNIESYKDIKPLFQQIDKKLTEAGKESTIKEDKFSSDLSELLMTLQQQIKDTEAGLKRQQLRLFYNIAATTSKIIDELKRSGIN